The following DNA comes from Phytohabitans rumicis.
GTCAAGCGCGCCGAACGGTCGGCACCCCTGAGTCACCTGTTCGCCCAGGGCGAGGTCTCCGTCGACGCGTTGATCCACGAGGCTGAGGCGCGAGAGCGGCTCGTCGCCCAGGTGCACGCCGAACGTCCGGGGCACCCCATCGACACGACCTTCCAGCCCCGCAAGGTGGTCTACGCCATCGCGCTCGGCGAGGGCAAGCGGCTCACCGCCGACACGCTCTTCACGTTCTCGCAGGTCGCGCTCCACCGGACAGTCCGGCGCCTGCGCGGCGACAATGTTGACGTTGAGGTGGTGTCGATTCGAACGTGATACCGAAAGAGCCGGCCATGGGGGCTTGGTGTGCACACGCTTGGGCTCCCTGGGTATGGTCACAGGGGCGAACCCCGCCGTTACCGAGGTGCTGCTAACGCCTCGGTCCCGCCCGGGGTTCGTCTCTGTGTGGCGCGCCTTATCTGAGTTTCTTGGCGTAGGTGTACAGCACGCCGGCGATGGCAGGCACTGCGATTGCCGGGATGCCCAGCTTGGCTCCAGCCTTACCTGCCGCCTTGATCGCCGCTCCGGCGACCGCGGCCAGGACGATGAACTTCACGATTGACTCCACTGCTTCCTCCTTTCGTCTGACGACGGACGGATCGCGTCACTTTTTGGACGCGAGGTAGGCGACGGCAAGAACAGCTCCAAGTGCGCCGACCAGCATGAGGGCCTCGCGTTGGTCCAGGCTGTTCTTGCCGTTGTTCGGAACGATGAGTTCTGACAAGGGTTTACCGCAGTGTGGGCAGTTGCCCACTGCCAGCAGATCCCGCCCCGTGATGTCCTTACTGCAGTAGGGGCATGTGCCGATGCGATGGCTTGCCCGCTCGGCGAAGGCGCTCAATGTCGCCAGCTGAGCCTCAGCCGCCTGCAGCCGAGAATTGGTTTCAGCAAGACTCGCCTCCAGCCGCTCGACGGACAAGCCCTTCGCGGCTGCCAATCCACGGTCGAGCAGATCCACGACGCCTGCCGTCAAGGACGTGCCCTGCCGGCTGGCGTAGGCGTCGACCGCTTCCTTGAGTGCGGTCGGCACGCGGGCGTAGATGACATCTTGGGCCATGAGCAGATGCTAGCGATCTTGCAAGGCTTTCGCAAGGCGATTGCTAGGCGCAAAGGCGCTCCGTGCAGATCAATGCCTCCGTCCGGGGTTCTACGTCGACGTCGTGCGTGGACTCTTCCTGTCGGTCCTCAGGAGTCTGCGGACATGACGTTCAGTCACTCCCAGGTGAGCGGCGATGTCCGCCGTGCTCGCGTCCGGACGTTCCTCCCTCACCTTCAACGCGGCTTCGGACGCGTTGCGGCCAGTCCTTCGCCGATGCTCAGACGCCCCAGAGGTCTTTCGTGTCCGGACGGCCGGGGACGTGCCGGCCGGTTCCGGCGGGGTTCCCGCATTGGCGTGCGCAACAGCATCAGCAGCAACATCGAGCGGGTCCGCGCCCGCGGGGAGGCCCACTGCCTCGGCATGTGGCGTTGATGTCCGTCGGACGCGGGACAGCATCTCCACCACGAGCAGGAGCGCGATGGCTGGCCAGGCGGCGACGATGCGGGCGCCGAGGGTGGGTTGAGCTGCGGCGATGTTCGCTGCGACGCTGGCCCCGACACCCGCGATGAACGCGACCCGGGCCGACCAGCGCACTGGTCGTCCGGCGCGTTGGTCGTCCACCATCGCGGTGGAGGCGACGATGAGCATCCCGTCGACCGAGATCGGCAGGACGTACGCAACCTCCGGTCGCTCACCGAAACGCAACGCGACGTGGACCATATGGCTCCACGACGACCAAGCAGCGATGGACGCGACCGCGACGGTGCTGACGTTTCGTGCGACGCGGGTTGGGCTCATGGGTGCACCTCCTCTCGGATGCGTTGCTGGATGGTCCGGACCTCGTCCGGGTTAACGGATGGACGTCCGGCGATGACCAACTTGGTCTGGACATCGGCCCATCGGGTCCATCGACGGACCACTTCGCCGGTGTCCAGTCCGGTCGCGGCGGCAACGTCCGTCACCGTGGCTCCGGCCCGGAGCGCGGCGTGGATGGTGATCGGCTGCCAGCGGCTCCACCAGGCCACGACCGCGGCGGCGAGGGCCAACTCCGCCAGTACGCCGTCAGGCGTCGGATCGGGAGCGTGGTCCAGTGTGTGATCGTGCAGGTTGATGAGGAGTTGGAACGGGTTGATCTTCTCAGCGTCGGTGAACCGTGTCGGCGGTGGGAGGGCTCGGCTCATCGGCGGCCCTCCTCGACGACGAACACGTTGAGGAGCCTCACCGTGCGGACGAACACCTGGTACGCCTCGGTGTCCGAGGTCGTGCTCTTGGTGAGTGTGTCGAGCAGTTGCTTGACCAATGCCGTGACGAGGGCATGGCGTACGGCCTGGCGTGCCGGCAGGTGCAGGGCGGTCCAGGCGGCAGGGTCGAGGCCGGCCGGGAGTTCGGGGCGGCGGGTCGGGGTCATCGGGCACCACCCCGCGCCCGTGACCTGGTCAAATGCGCTGGTAGCGGGTCACCGGTAACCGTGATGGGCGGTGTTCGCGGCGACGCGTCCGGCCCACGAAACGCGTACCCAGACGCAGGCAGAAACGTGCCGCGCATGTTCGTGTGCATTTGGGCTTGGTTGCGTTTCTGGTGTTTATGGCACATCCTTGGGACTATGGCGGTTCGTGAACGTGACCTGTTGACGACGAGCGAGGCGGCGGTGCTGCTGCGATCATCTCGCCAGCATGTCGTCGATATCTGCGAGCGTGGACTGCTGCCGTACGTCAAGGTCGGTGCGCATCGGCGGCTGCGTCGGGCGGATGTCGAGGCGTTCCTGCGTCCGGAGCTGACTCGTGACCAGCTCAAAGCGCTGTGGTTGCATCGCGCGGTGGCTGGCCGACTGGTCCAGGATCCCGACGCGGTGCTGGCAAAGGCGGCGACGAACCTGGAACGACTACGCCGGGTCCACCCGGACGGAATGGCTGCCAAGTGGCTTGATCGATGGCGCGTGGTACTCGACTCTGGCGTCGAGGCCGTGCTCGACATGCTGGCGTCTCGGGCACCGGACGCGATCGAGTTGCGGCAGAACTCACCGTTCGCGGGGGTGTTGCCAGAGGCGGAGCGCCGGGCCGTGCTGGCGGCGTTCGCCGACCGCTGGCGCAGCGCGCACGCCGCATGAGGCGCGAACACCTGGAGCACGTGCTGCGAGCCGCTTCGCAGATCGCCGGTGACCCGGATGTGCTCGTCATCGGCAGCCAGTCCGTGCTCGGGGCGATCCCGGAGGAACGTCTGCCGCCGGCGGCGACGGCCTCGATCGAGGTCGACGTGGCCTTCTTCGACGACCCCGACGACCGCAAAGCCGATCAAGTCGATGGGGCGATCGGCGAATTGTCGGCGTTTCACGAGACCTTCGGCTATTACGCCCAAGGGGTCAGCGTGTCGACGGCCGTCCTGCCGGCGGGGTGGCGTGACCGCCTCGTCCTTGTGGAGACGTCCAGCACCACTCCTGGTCGCGGATACCTGCTCGACCCGCATGACTGCGTCGTGTCGAAGCTGGTAGCAGGGCGGGAAAAGGACTACAACTTCGCCAGTGCGCTCATCGAGCACCGGCTCATCGATCCAGCTGTGCTTGCCCAACGCGTCGAAACGGTCGAGGTATCGGACGCGCTCCGGCACCGATTGCGCAACTGGATCTCCAGCCAGAACCGATCTTAGGCGACAGTCAGAACCGGTTTCGCATTCTGCCGCGCCGAGCACAAAAGGATCTCGAGGATACGTAACATGACGATGGCCGGCGCTTGATCCCTGTGCACCCTGTCGTTCTGGTCAGCCAGGTACTCCGATGTACCAGACCCAGCCGGCCCGGCCACGCACGCTGGATACCCCGCGCCGACCCGCCGCTTTACGCTGGTGGTGTGAGGCCCCGGAGCCGCTGCTGCTTGTCGTCGACGGCAACAGCCTGCTACACCGCGCGTACCACGCCGCGGCCACAGGGGAGTTACGCGACGGGGAGGGGCGGGCGGTGTGGGCGCTCAAGGGCCTGGTCACCCATGTCGCCCATGCGGCGGCCCAGCTGCGTCCGGACGCCGTGCTGGTCGGCTTCGACTGTCCAGTGTCGTCGACGAGGGCGGACGACTACGCCGGGTACAAAGCGCATCGGCCGGCCAAGCCAGCGGATCTGCAGGAGCAGTTGGCCGCCGCGCCGGACCTGCTGCGCGCGGCTGGGCTGCCGGTGCGCGTCCCGGCTGGCTACGAGGCCGACGACGTTCTCGCCAGTTGCGCGGCGAAGGCTCGGGACACCGGCTGGCGTACGATCCTGGTCACCAGCGACCGCGATGCCTTCGCGCTGCTTGACGCGAGCACCTCGGTGTTGCGGATCCGCAACGGTGGCCGCGACGCCGCGGTGCTGGTGAGGGCCGCAACCCTGCCTGGCGTGTGCGGGGTCGAGGCGTGGCAGTACCGCGACTTCGCCGCGCTGCGCGGCGATCCGTCCGACAACCTTCCCGGGGTGCCCGGCTTCGGGCCGGCGACCGCCGCCGACCTGCTCGCCGCGTTCGGGACGGTCGACGCGGCGTGGGCGGCGCTGGATGGTGGGAGGGCGGCTGAGGTGAGCGCGGCCGTGGGCGCACGGGCGGCCGAGCGGTTGGCCGGACCGGCCGCGCGCGAGGTGGTGGTGCGTAACCGCCGGTTGATGCGGATGCGTACTGACCTTCCGGTGCCCGATCTCGAAGGGATCAGGCTCCCGCTTGAGATTTCCAGGATGCGACGCGCGCTCGCCGGGCGGGGCATCCTGCTCGGCCCGTCGTTGTGGGCACTGACCGGAGGCGTTTCCCCGGACGAGGTCACGGACGCACCGGCATGGGTACGCGTGGCTGTCCGTCCACCGCGTTCGCGCCGGCCCGGCCCGATGCCGGGTCAGCTCACCCTCTTCTGACCGCGAAGGCTCCGCTGAAGCAGCGCCAGCTACGCAGGAGTTCGGCAATGACTAGCGGCAACCGACTTTGGTCGATGTCAGATCGCCCGATGGCGGTAGTGGCCGTTGGGTCGATCACGCCATCGTGGTGGGGTGACCGAGACTGCTGTTACGCGGTTGTCACGCTGGCGGCGGCTGACCCCGGTGATGGCGCTTCTGGTGTTGGCGCCGTGGGCGGCCGAATGCTCGTGGGGTGGCTTCACCCTCCAGAATGTCCTGCCGGTCGTGCTGATCCTCGCACCGCTGTACGGCGGGGCGGCGGTGGTCATCCGGGAGATCGCACGCCGTACGGGCGGCGGCTGGCCGGCGATCATCCTGCTGGCCGCGGCGTTCGGTCTGTTCCAGGCCGCCTTGGTCGACCAGTCGCTGTTCAATCCTCGGTACCTCGACGACACCGAGTTCGCCGACTGGGCGGGTGCTGCCAACGCGACGCGGGTGCCGGTTCTCGGCTTCAGCGCCGAACAGGCGTTCGACTACATCGGCAATCATGTGGCGCTGAGCATCTGCGCGCCGATCGCGCTCGTGGAGTCGTTCGTAGGTGCGCAGCGCCGGCATCGGCCGTGGCTGGGCGCGTCCGGCCTCGCTGCCGTCGCGGTCATGTACGTGCTCGGCAGCCTGTTGATCTTCTTCGACGATTCGGGGCGAAAGAGCTTCACCGCCAGCCCGCTGCAGTTGCTGTTCGCCGGGTCGGTCGTGCTCACGCTCGTCGGGGCCGCGATCCTGCCCCGGTTCCGGCACCGCCGTACACCGGCAACAGCGAACGCACCCCGGCCGCTCTGGATCGGGATGGTCGTGCTCGTCGCGCACCTGGCGTCCTGGCTCGTGACCGGCTGGCCGGCGGTCGCGGTGCGCGCCGCGGTGGTCGCGGTGGTCGCGACTGTCATCGTCATCTGGTCCCGGCGCGCCGGTTGGGGTCAGCGGCACGTGCTCGCCGCCGGGTCGGCCGGCCTGCTCGTCGCGGCAGCCCAGGCATACCTGGTGCCCAACTACGCGCCCGCCTCACCGACAGCGGCACTGGTCGGCGACGTCGCGGTCAGCGTCATCACGCTCACACTCGTCGGGGGCGCGTTCTGGCGGCTGAGCCGCACCCCGACGCCCGTCCGGCCCACATAGCGGTGCGCGGTCCGTGGCAAAATCGGCCGGGTGCAGATCGGGATGCTCGGATCGTTCGAGGTTCGCACGGACGACGGAGCCTTCGCCGACGTACCGGGCGCGCGGCTGCGCGGCCTGTTGATCGCCCTCGCGCTCGAACCTGGTCGCGTGGTCCCGAAGGCAACGCTCGTCGACTGGATCTGGGGTGAACACCCGCCCGCGGACGCGGCGAACGCCTTGCAACGCTTGGTTTCCCGACTGCGGAAGGCGCTGCCGGAGGGATCGGTCGAGGGGCAGCCGGACGGCTACCGGCTGAGGGCGGAACCCGACGCTGTCGACGCCGTGCGGTTCGAACGCCTCGTCGGTCAGGCTCGCAATGGGGACGATCCACAGCGGGTAGGGCTGCTGCGTGAGGCCCTCGCCATGTGGCGTGGTGCGGCCATGCAGGATGTCGGTTTGCAGGAGAGTGCGGCGTTTGACGCGGCGGTCAGCCGGCTTGAAGGGCTGCGCCTGACCGCCATGGAGGATCGGTTCGATGCGGAGGTCAGCGCCGGCCATGGTGGCGGGCTGGTCGCGGAACTGACCGACCTGGTGGCCGCGCATCCGATGCGGGAACGGCTTGTCGCTGCGCTGATGCGTGCCCTCGTGGCGGCCGGTCGCGGCAGCGAGGCGCTGCTGGTGTACCAGCGCACAAGAGAAGCCTTGGCGGACGCGCTGGGCGTCGACCCCTCACCAGAGTTGTCCGCGTTGCACGTCGCGCTGCTGCGCGGCGATGTGGGGCGGCGGGAGGAGGAGCGGAACACCAACCTGCGTGCCGAGCTGACCAGCTTCGTCGGCAGGGACGCCGATGTCGCTGTGGTTCGCGAACTCGTCGCCGAACATCGGTTGACCACCCTGATCGGGCCGGGCGGCTCGGGGAAGACCAGGCTGGCCACGGAAACCGCGCGCACGCTGCTCGATGACCTGCCGGACGGGGCCTGGTTGGTGGAGCTCGCGGCCATCGGCACCGACGGTGACGTGGCGCAGGCGACGCTCGCCGGCCTCGGCCTGCGGGATGCTCTGCTCGGCGGGGCACCGAACGCGGAGCCGGCGGACCGGCTCATCGCCGCGGTCCGCGAGCGGGAGGCGCTGCTGATTCTGGACAACTGTGAGCACGTGATCGAGTCGGCGGCGGCGTTCGCCCATCGAGTGCTCGGGGAGTGCCAGCGGCTGCGGATCCTGGCGACGAGCAGGGAACCGCTCGGCATCACCGGTGAGGCGCTGTGGCTGGTCGAGCCGCTGACCTTGCCGGAGGGGGACGCCAGCCCTGGCGAGATCGAGTCCTCTCCGGCCGTCCAGTTGCTGCGGGACCGGGCGGGCGCGGTGCGCAAGGATTTCGCGGTCGACGCCCACGCGTTGTCGACGATCGTGCGCGTCTGTCGGGTGCTGGACGGGATGCCGCTGGCGATCGAACTGGCCGCGGCCAGGTTGCGCACCATGTCCCTGGATCAGCTCGCCAACCGCCTCGACGACCGGTTCCGTCTGCTGACCGGCGGCAGCCGCACCGCGCTGCCGCGGCACCGGACGCTGCGCGCGATGGTCGACTGGAGTTGGGAGCTGCTCACCGACGCCGAACGGACGGTCCTGCGCAGGTTGTCGGTGTTCTCGGGCGGGGCGAGCCTGGAGGCGGCCGAGCGGGTCTGCGTCGGCGACGCCGTCGAGCAGGAGCCGGTGCTCGAGTTGCTCACCGCGCTGACCGAGAAGTCGCTGCTGGTCGCCGAGGGTGACAGCGCACCGCGCTACCGGATGCTCGGCACGATCAAGGAGTACGCCGCGCAGCGCCTCGCGGAGGCGGGGGAGTCGGACCTGGCGCGCCACGCGCACCTCGCCTACTTCACCGAGCTCACCGAGACCGCGGACCCGCAGCTTCGCCGCGCCGAGCAGGTGAAGTGGCTCGCCACGCTCGCTGCCGAGCACGACAACATCAGTTCCGCGATACGTGGTGCGCTCGCGGCCGGTGAGGCGCATGGGGCGATGCGGCTCGCGGCGGGCGCCGGCTGGTACTGGTGGCTGAGCGGGCACAAGGGTGAGGGCAACGAGCTGCTCATCGCGGCCGCCACCATTCCCGGCGAGGTGGACGACGAGATCCGGGCCATGGTGTACGGACTTGTCGTGCTGTTCGTGAGCAGCTCCGGGCTGAGCGACGAAAACGATGCGGCGGAGTGGATCCACAAGGCATACCAGCTCAGCCGGCGCAGCCAGTCCCGCTACCCGCTGCTGGCGTTGGTCGTCCCGCTGGAACGCATGTTGCAGGCGCCGGACGCGTTCCTGCCCGCGTGGGAATCATTGCTGGACAACGAGGACCCCTGGGTACGCGCACTGGCCCGGTTCCAGCTCGGCAAGATGCGGATCGTGCTCGGCCAGGGCGGGCGAGACGCGGACATGTATCTCGAGATGGCGCTCGCCGAGTTTCGGGCACTCGGCGAAAGGTACGGGATTTCGTTGGCTCTGACCGAGCTGGCGGAACGCATCGCCACGCGCGGCGAGTTCGCGGGTGCCTGCGAGCTCTACGAGCAGGCGGTCGTGGTCGTCACCGAGGTCGGCGCCATCGAGGATGTCATACGGATGCGGTCGCGACAGGCGCAGCTGTACTGGCTGCTAGGTGACGAGGACGCCAGCGCGGCTGCCATGGCCGAGGCGCAGCGGTGCGCGGAAAGGGTCACCTGGCCGGATGCGCTGATCGAGCTGGCCCTCGCGAAGGCGGAACTCGCGCGTTGGGGCGGCGACACCGAGGAGGCGTACCGGCAACTCGATGTCGCGACGACCATGCTGGGCGACAAAGCGGAGCGCGCGGGTGTCCGCGCGATGGCACATGACCTGCTGGGCTACCTCGCCGACGATCTCGGCAAGGCCCGCGAGCACCACGCCGCGGCCTGCCAGGCGGCGGCCGAGGCGGGGTACCCAACCCTGATCGCACGGATCCTCGTCGGGGTCGCGGACCTGGCTCTACGCCGCGACCAGTACGAACAGGCCGCGCGGCTGCTCGCGGCGAGCACCGGCGTGCGCGGACTGCCGGATCGCTCCCAACCGGATGTGGCCCGGATCGAGCGGGCCGCGCGAAGCCGCCTCGGCGACGCGGGGTTCGCCGAGGCGGCCAGGGAGGGCACGGAGTCGAACTGGTCTCAACTGGTCACGGCCACGCTCGTTGAATGACGATGTCGCCGTACCGCGTGCGGGCGTGGACCGCGACCTTGTCGTCGAACGTGTCGGGGTTTTCCTGCGACGGAACGGAGTTGCGCACCGACCCTCGCGTGCTGCTGGCGTCCACCTGGGCAGCGGTGCCCTCGCCGATGCCGACCTCGATGTTTCCTGAGCGGTTCAACAGCTCCGCCTGACCGCGTGTCAACCGGCCGATCCGGATGGCACCGTCGCCTGTCTTAGCGGTGACGCTGCCGTCGGCGCGGTCGATGTCGAAACTGCCGTTACCACTGCTGAGATCGAGGTCGGCGCAGGCGCGGCCGATCCAGATCTGCCCGCCCGAACTCGAGAGCCCGACGGCGCCATTCACCTCGCTGATCCGCGCCGCGACCACGCTGCCTTCGATGTTGGCGCGGCCAGCGATATGGCCGATCGCGACCTCACCGGCCGCGATGTTCGCCTGCAGCTCGTTGATGCGATCCAGTTGGACTCGACCCTTTGCCATGTGCAGCTCGCACTCGCCAAGTGAGCCGTCCGCCTGAACGCTTGAGTGCGCCATGTACGCGACCAGGCTGGAGCCGGCGGGCAGGTCGATCGTGATGGCGACCGAGCCGTTCTTGTCACCCGAGACGGTCGTCTTGACCGATAGCCGGCCGCCGGCGAAGTCGACCTTGGTCCTGGTGGCCACCTTGACATCCCGCTGACTCGCCTTGTCGATGGGTTCGACCCGCACTACGGTGTCGGTCCGGTCGCTCGCGGTGACCCGCACCCGAGCGCCGGCGACCTGCACGGTGGCGGCGATCGGCCCTGGCGTGGCGAATGTCGGCATGCCAACTCACGCCCGCTTCGTGAACGTGGAACGCGCCCACAGGTACCCGACCAGTGCGATCCCGACGCACCAGGCGATGGCGATGATCGCGTCGCTGGAGGATGGTGCGCCGTTGAGCAACCCGCGCACGGTTTCGATGATCGGCGTGAAGGGCTGGTACTCCGCGAACTCCCGCAGGCCCGGCCCCATCTTGTCCGCCGGCACGATCGCGCTGCTGAAGAACGGCAGCATGACCAGCGGGATGGCGGCCATACCCGCCGTTTCCGGAGACTTCGCCGCGAGTCCCAGGGCGACCGTGAGCCAGCCGGCCGCGAAGCCGAGCAGCACGACGATGCCGACCACGCCGAGCCAGTCGAGGACACTCGCCGCCGGGCTGAATCCCAACAGGAACGCCACCCCGATGAGGGCCGCGATGGCGAGCAGATTGGTCAGCAGGCTGGCGATGACGTGACCGGTCAACACCGCACCACGGGAGACGTCCATCACCTTGAACCGGTTGATGATGCCCTTGGTCATGTCGGAGTTCACCGACGTCGCGGTGGCCCCCAGCCCGTAACAGACGGCCAACAGGATCAGTCCCGGCGTCGCGTAGTCGATGTAGTCGACACCGACGCTGAAAGCGTCACCGAACATGTACACGAACATCAACATGATGATGATCGGCATCAGGACCGCGTTGAACACCGAGACCGGGTTCCGGGCGATGTGTTTGAAGTTGCGGCGCAACATCACGATCGAAGGGGACTTGGCGCTCATTTCGCGGCCTCCGTGGTGTGGCCCGTCAGGGCGAGGAAAACGTCGTCGAGGTCGGGTGTGTGTACGGAGAACTCCTCGGCACTGAGCGAGTTCTCATCGAGCCTGTCCAGCAGAGCCCGCAGCGATTTCGTCCCGCCATCGCCGGGAACCCGCAGGGTCAGTCCCTCGTCGTCG
Coding sequences within:
- a CDS encoding DUF2637 domain-containing protein, producing the protein MSPTRVARNVSTVAVASIAAWSSWSHMVHVALRFGERPEVAYVLPISVDGMLIVASTAMVDDQRAGRPVRWSARVAFIAGVGASVAANIAAAQPTLGARIVAAWPAIALLLVVEMLSRVRRTSTPHAEAVGLPAGADPLDVAADAVAHANAGTPPEPAGTSPAVRTRKTSGASEHRRRTGRNASEAALKVREERPDASTADIAAHLGVTERHVRRLLRTDRKSPRTTST
- a CDS encoding excisionase family DNA-binding protein translates to MTTSEAAVLLRSSRQHVVDICERGLLPYVKVGAHRRLRRADVEAFLRPELTRDQLKALWLHRAVAGRLVQDPDAVLAKAATNLERLRRVHPDGMAAKWLDRWRVVLDSGVEAVLDMLASRAPDAIELRQNSPFAGVLPEAERRAVLAAFADRWRSAHAA
- a CDS encoding DUF6036 family nucleotidyltransferase; the encoded protein is MLVIGSQSVLGAIPEERLPPAATASIEVDVAFFDDPDDRKADQVDGAIGELSAFHETFGYYAQGVSVSTAVLPAGWRDRLVLVETSSTTPGRGYLLDPHDCVVSKLVAGREKDYNFASALIEHRLIDPAVLAQRVETVEVSDALRHRLRNWISSQNRS
- a CDS encoding 5'-3' exonuclease; the protein is MYQTQPARPRTLDTPRRPAALRWWCEAPEPLLLVVDGNSLLHRAYHAAATGELRDGEGRAVWALKGLVTHVAHAAAQLRPDAVLVGFDCPVSSTRADDYAGYKAHRPAKPADLQEQLAAAPDLLRAAGLPVRVPAGYEADDVLASCAAKARDTGWRTILVTSDRDAFALLDASTSVLRIRNGGRDAAVLVRAATLPGVCGVEAWQYRDFAALRGDPSDNLPGVPGFGPATAADLLAAFGTVDAAWAALDGGRAAEVSAAVGARAAERLAGPAAREVVVRNRRLMRMRTDLPVPDLEGIRLPLEISRMRRALAGRGILLGPSLWALTGGVSPDEVTDAPAWVRVAVRPPRSRRPGPMPGQLTLF
- a CDS encoding BTAD domain-containing putative transcriptional regulator, which codes for MQIGMLGSFEVRTDDGAFADVPGARLRGLLIALALEPGRVVPKATLVDWIWGEHPPADAANALQRLVSRLRKALPEGSVEGQPDGYRLRAEPDAVDAVRFERLVGQARNGDDPQRVGLLREALAMWRGAAMQDVGLQESAAFDAAVSRLEGLRLTAMEDRFDAEVSAGHGGGLVAELTDLVAAHPMRERLVAALMRALVAAGRGSEALLVYQRTREALADALGVDPSPELSALHVALLRGDVGRREEERNTNLRAELTSFVGRDADVAVVRELVAEHRLTTLIGPGGSGKTRLATETARTLLDDLPDGAWLVELAAIGTDGDVAQATLAGLGLRDALLGGAPNAEPADRLIAAVREREALLILDNCEHVIESAAAFAHRVLGECQRLRILATSREPLGITGEALWLVEPLTLPEGDASPGEIESSPAVQLLRDRAGAVRKDFAVDAHALSTIVRVCRVLDGMPLAIELAAARLRTMSLDQLANRLDDRFRLLTGGSRTALPRHRTLRAMVDWSWELLTDAERTVLRRLSVFSGGASLEAAERVCVGDAVEQEPVLELLTALTEKSLLVAEGDSAPRYRMLGTIKEYAAQRLAEAGESDLARHAHLAYFTELTETADPQLRRAEQVKWLATLAAEHDNISSAIRGALAAGEAHGAMRLAAGAGWYWWLSGHKGEGNELLIAAATIPGEVDDEIRAMVYGLVVLFVSSSGLSDENDAAEWIHKAYQLSRRSQSRYPLLALVVPLERMLQAPDAFLPAWESLLDNEDPWVRALARFQLGKMRIVLGQGGRDADMYLEMALAEFRALGERYGISLALTELAERIATRGEFAGACELYEQAVVVVTEVGAIEDVIRMRSRQAQLYWLLGDEDASAAAMAEAQRCAERVTWPDALIELALAKAELARWGGDTEEAYRQLDVATTMLGDKAERAGVRAMAHDLLGYLADDLGKAREHHAAACQAAAEAGYPTLIARILVGVADLALRRDQYEQAARLLAASTGVRGLPDRSQPDVARIERAARSRLGDAGFAEAAREGTESNWSQLVTATLVE
- a CDS encoding DUF4097 family beta strand repeat-containing protein, producing MPTFATPGPIAATVQVAGARVRVTASDRTDTVVRVEPIDKASQRDVKVATRTKVDFAGGRLSVKTTVSGDKNGSVAITIDLPAGSSLVAYMAHSSVQADGSLGECELHMAKGRVQLDRINELQANIAAGEVAIGHIAGRANIEGSVVAARISEVNGAVGLSSSGGQIWIGRACADLDLSSGNGSFDIDRADGSVTAKTGDGAIRIGRLTRGQAELLNRSGNIEVGIGEGTAAQVDASSTRGSVRNSVPSQENPDTFDDKVAVHARTRYGDIVIQRAWP
- a CDS encoding ABC transporter permease translates to MSAKSPSIVMLRRNFKHIARNPVSVFNAVLMPIIIMLMFVYMFGDAFSVGVDYIDYATPGLILLAVCYGLGATATSVNSDMTKGIINRFKVMDVSRGAVLTGHVIASLLTNLLAIAALIGVAFLLGFSPAASVLDWLGVVGIVVLLGFAAGWLTVALGLAAKSPETAGMAAIPLVMLPFFSSAIVPADKMGPGLREFAEYQPFTPIIETVRGLLNGAPSSSDAIIAIAWCVGIALVGYLWARSTFTKRA